A single window of Paroedura picta isolate Pp20150507F chromosome 8, Ppicta_v3.0, whole genome shotgun sequence DNA harbors:
- the LOC143842563 gene encoding cytochrome P450 2J2-like: MLGVLVALLVCLLMIHFLRQLWSHKSYPPGPLRLPIIGGTWRLGIKLYKDTVLKMSEQYGNILMAWLGPIPAVIISGYEAVIEGLINHSEDFDERPVTPFVKAAVNGHGIVFSNGHTWKQQRKFGVTTMRKLGLGKKGMELQIEEEAQQLVETFARAKGQPFDATMAISNSICNVICAVAFGHRFPVQDREFIKLMEAIEYLSKCIGSVSYLLYELFPWIMERLPGPHKKALAYLEDFLSFARKEIENHKKCAVHEPQDFIDFYLFQMKKSKNDRNSTYNEDNLAQCIVDLFIAGTETTALTLRWALLFMANHPDIQEKVHKEMEDVLGSSQIFHYQDGKKLPYTNAVIHEIQRFQYILLVGIPRQSSKDVNLCGFFIPKGAIIVPDLRSVLLDPKQWETPEEFNPNHFLDKDGNFVEREAFLPFGAGGRVCLGEQLARVEIFLFFANLLRAFTFQLPEGVKELNTDPIVGASVAPRPYKLCAVPRSSSS; this comes from the exons ATGTTGGGAGTGTTGGTTGCCCTGCTGGTGTGTCTCCTGATGATTCACTTCCTGAGACAACTCTGGTCACACAAGTCCTACCCTCCTGGACCCCTTCGACTACCCATCATTGGAGGTACTTGGCGATTAGGGATCAAGTTATATAAAGATACTGTCCTCAAG ATGAGCGAACAGTACGGAAACATTTTAATGGCATGGCTGGGGCCGATACCTGCCGTTATAATTTCTGGATATGAAGCAGTGATAGAAGGGCTGATCAACCATTCAGAAGATTTTGATGAGCGGCCAGTGACCCCATTCGTGAAAGCTGCAGTAAATGGACATG GTATTGTATTTTCAAATGGCCACACCTGGAAGCAACAGAGGAAGTTTGGGGTAACCACCATGCGGAAGCTGggactggggaagaaaggcatggaGCTCCAAATAGAAGAGGAGGCCCAGCAGCTTGTTGAGACTTTTGCACGTGCAAAAG GTCAGCCATTTGACGCTACCATGGCCATCTCTAATTCCATCTGCAATGTGATCTGTGCGGTCGCATTTGGACACCGGTTTCCTGTTCAAGATAGAGAATTCATCAAGTTGATGGAAGCAATTGAATATCTCTCAAAATGTATAGGTTCCGTAAGTTATTTG TTGTATGAACTTTTCCCATGGATCATGGAACGCCTCCCAGGGCCTCACAAGAAGGCCTTGGCATATTTGGAGGATTTTCTTTCATTTGCAAGGAAGGAGATAGAAAATCATAAGAAGTGTGCTGTCCATGAGCCACAAGATTTCATTGATTTCTATCTATTTCAGATGAAGAAA AGCAAAAATGACCGCAACTCAACTTATAATGAAGATAATCTGGCTCAATGTATTGTTGACCTCTTCATCGCAGGAACAGAAACAACCGCCTTGACGTTGCGGTGGGCATTGCTCTTCATGGCAAATCACCCAGACATCCAAG AGAAAGTCCACAAGGAGATGGAGGATGTTTTAGGCTCCTCTCAAATATTCCACTACCAGGATGGGAAGAAACTGCCCTACACTAATGCTGTGATACATGAGATCCAGCGTTTCCAGTATATCTTATTAGTCGGGATCCCCAGACAAAGTTCAAAAGATGTGAATCTGTGTGGCTTCTTTATTCCAAAG GGGGCCATTATTGTTCCAGATCTACGTTCTGTTCTTCTTGATCCTAAACAATGGGAAACTCCAGAGGAATTCAACCCAAATCATTTTTTGGACAAGGATGGAAACTTTGTAGAAAGAGAAGCATTTCTTCCATTTGGGGCAG gGGGCCGTGTCTGtctgggagagcagctggcaAGAGTTGAAATCTTCCTCTTCTTTGCCAACCTGCTGAGGGCATTCACTTTCCAGCTGCCAGAAGGAGTGAAAGAACTCAACACAGATCCAATAGTTGGTGCATCAGTAGCTCCCCGCCCCTATAAGCTCTGTGCTGTTCCCCGCAGCAGTTCATCATAA